The Deinococcus koreensis genome window below encodes:
- a CDS encoding peptidylprolyl isomerase: MKRKPLVNGLLILLALLLVAGMAYQFTPNVGSLFNSGPKGTPALSVNGTTVTVEALEEARRGNPVLSSTDTGVLGDDFKTVVVQGKVRETLISQAVKDIRISRDEVNTEVTKIREQNDLKDNKKWTDALQSRGFTDSSFREQVRVGLAYQRKLDELKKAVPAATEAEAKQYYDLNPQAFQSDARIVGRQIVVTDKAKAAALLAQVRAGADFAKLAGENNAAADFKDRGGALGPIENGAPRPVAQVALPTEVGPAAFALKDGGVTDVIPSGGKFYIVKVEKTLAPAVKPFAEAKADAVTAVSEQKKNAALEAWISGLEKDVKIEYKDPNWKVENPTVATVGGQNIPYSAVLEQVVGNQQFSQLLQQVPPEQAAGLVNGILKPQVVEQLIQGYAAPTLAQRLKLNVVGSRQEITAALAAYGARDVKVTDADIQAYYDQNRAQFQTPASATVAEASFKDQQKALAFRTGWNGSGSFTTAAAKAGGTVSERGAVSAGDGKLSEELNAAAFSAKALRDAGEGSLSDVVKVGDRFSVLYLTDLKAAVNQPLSAVRSQIETQVLGSKKQEAGQKFLTTEVATLKPVNRLKEVLAAQEKRVAAAAPKAATPPAGTGTATPATPGTGATGEGATPPASTPATPATPADR; encoded by the coding sequence GTGAAAAGAAAACCTCTCGTGAACGGCCTGCTGATCCTGCTGGCCCTCCTGCTGGTGGCCGGCATGGCCTACCAGTTCACGCCCAATGTCGGCTCACTGTTCAACAGCGGCCCCAAGGGCACCCCCGCCCTGAGCGTGAACGGCACGACCGTGACCGTAGAAGCCCTGGAGGAAGCCCGCCGGGGCAACCCGGTGCTGAGCAGCACGGACACCGGCGTGCTGGGCGACGACTTCAAGACGGTCGTGGTGCAGGGCAAGGTGCGCGAAACGCTGATCTCTCAGGCGGTCAAGGACATCCGGATCAGCCGGGACGAGGTGAACACGGAAGTCACCAAGATCCGCGAACAGAACGACCTGAAGGACAACAAGAAGTGGACGGACGCGCTGCAGAGCCGGGGCTTCACGGACTCCTCGTTCCGCGAGCAGGTGCGGGTGGGCCTGGCCTACCAGCGCAAGCTCGACGAGCTGAAGAAGGCCGTGCCCGCCGCCACCGAGGCCGAGGCGAAGCAGTACTACGACCTCAACCCCCAGGCCTTCCAGAGCGACGCGCGCATCGTGGGCCGTCAGATCGTGGTGACCGACAAGGCCAAAGCCGCCGCGCTGCTCGCGCAGGTGAGGGCTGGGGCGGACTTCGCCAAGCTGGCGGGTGAGAACAACGCCGCCGCCGACTTCAAGGATCGCGGCGGGGCGCTGGGCCCCATCGAGAACGGCGCTCCCCGCCCGGTCGCGCAGGTCGCCCTGCCCACCGAGGTCGGCCCGGCCGCCTTCGCCCTGAAAGACGGCGGCGTGACCGACGTGATTCCCTCGGGCGGCAAGTTCTACATCGTGAAGGTCGAGAAGACCCTGGCGCCCGCCGTGAAACCCTTCGCCGAGGCCAAGGCCGACGCGGTCACCGCCGTGAGCGAGCAGAAGAAGAACGCGGCGCTGGAAGCCTGGATCAGCGGGCTGGAAAAGGACGTCAAGATCGAGTACAAGGATCCGAACTGGAAGGTCGAGAACCCCACGGTCGCCACCGTGGGCGGCCAGAACATCCCGTACTCGGCCGTGCTGGAGCAGGTCGTGGGCAACCAGCAGTTCTCGCAGCTGCTGCAGCAGGTGCCGCCTGAGCAGGCCGCCGGGCTGGTCAACGGCATCCTCAAGCCGCAGGTGGTCGAGCAGCTGATCCAGGGCTACGCCGCACCCACCCTGGCCCAGCGCCTGAAGCTGAACGTGGTCGGCAGCCGCCAGGAGATCACCGCCGCGCTGGCCGCCTACGGAGCCCGCGACGTGAAGGTCACGGACGCCGATATCCAGGCCTATTACGACCAGAACAGGGCGCAGTTCCAGACCCCGGCCAGCGCCACGGTGGCCGAGGCCAGCTTCAAGGATCAGCAGAAGGCGCTGGCCTTCCGCACGGGCTGGAACGGCAGCGGCAGCTTTACCACCGCCGCCGCCAAGGCCGGCGGCACGGTGAGCGAGCGCGGCGCCGTGAGCGCCGGCGACGGCAAGCTGAGCGAGGAACTGAACGCCGCCGCCTTCAGCGCGAAGGCCCTGCGCGACGCAGGCGAGGGCAGCCTGAGCGATGTGGTGAAGGTCGGCGACCGCTTCTCGGTGCTGTACCTGACCGATCTGAAGGCCGCCGTGAACCAGCCGCTCAGCGCCGTGCGCTCCCAGATCGAGACGCAGGTGCTGGGCAGCAAGAAGCAGGAGGCCGGGCAGAAGTTCCTGACCACCGAGGTCGCCACCCTGAAGCCCGTGAACAGGCTCAAGGAAGTGCTGGCCGCGCAGGAGAAGCGCGTGGCCGCCGCCGCGCCGAAAGCCGCGACGCCTCCGGCCGGCACGGGCACGGCGACGCCGGCGACCCCGGGCACGGGCGCCACGGGTGAGGGCGCGACCCCGCCGGCCTCCACGCCCGCGACCCCGGCCACTCCCGCCGACAGATGA
- the trpS gene encoding tryptophan--tRNA ligase: MKSRVFSGIQPTGEPHIGNYFGAMQNYVKLGEQYGKNSIYCVVDLHAPTNPGAYDPALLAQRTLDMAVANMAVGLDPEKVIFFVQSQVPEHTQLGWLFTVITPVGELERMTQYKDKAGALESVPAGLLMYPVLQAADILLYKADTVPVGEDQVQHIELTREIARKFNQAFGETFPEPKAVLEKNALRIPGVDGQGKMSKSKGESSVLGLFEAMDSIWAKLRPAPTDPARVRRTDPGDPEKCLIGDYHKLFSDDQTLQVVYDGCRTAGIGCVDCKKMLMEGVRRELTPIQERGERLRADPDLIRDVLAQGAREAQAIAAPVMEEVRQKVGFLKV, encoded by the coding sequence GTGAAGTCGCGCGTGTTTTCAGGAATCCAGCCCACCGGTGAGCCGCATATCGGGAACTACTTCGGCGCCATGCAGAACTACGTGAAGCTGGGCGAGCAGTACGGCAAGAACTCGATCTACTGCGTGGTCGATCTGCACGCGCCCACCAATCCCGGCGCCTACGACCCGGCCCTGCTGGCTCAGCGCACCCTGGACATGGCGGTGGCGAACATGGCGGTGGGGCTCGATCCGGAGAAGGTCATCTTCTTCGTGCAGTCGCAGGTGCCCGAGCACACGCAGCTGGGCTGGCTCTTTACGGTGATCACCCCCGTGGGCGAGCTGGAACGCATGACCCAGTACAAGGACAAGGCGGGAGCGCTGGAGAGCGTGCCGGCAGGGCTGCTGATGTATCCGGTGCTGCAGGCCGCCGACATCCTGCTGTACAAGGCCGACACGGTGCCGGTGGGCGAGGACCAGGTGCAGCATATCGAGCTGACCCGCGAGATCGCCCGCAAGTTCAACCAAGCCTTCGGCGAGACCTTTCCGGAACCCAAAGCCGTGCTGGAGAAGAACGCCCTGCGGATTCCCGGCGTGGACGGCCAGGGCAAGATGAGCAAGAGCAAGGGCGAGAGCAGCGTGCTGGGGCTCTTCGAGGCCATGGACTCGATCTGGGCCAAACTGCGCCCCGCGCCCACGGATCCCGCACGCGTGCGCCGCACCGATCCCGGCGACCCCGAGAAGTGCCTGATCGGCGACTACCACAAGCTCTTCTCGGACGACCAGACGCTGCAGGTGGTCTACGACGGCTGCCGCACGGCCGGCATCGGCTGCGTGGACTGCAAGAAAATGCTGATGGAGGGGGTGCGGCGCGAGCTGACGCCCATTCAGGAGCGGGGGGAACGGCTCCGCGCCGACCCCGACCTGATCCGCGACGTGCTGGCCCAGGGCGCCCGCGAGGCCCAGGCCATCGCCGCGCCGGTCATGGAGGAAGTGCGCCAGAAAGTCGGCTTCCTGAAGGTCTAG
- a CDS encoding segregation and condensation protein A, protein MVAVPGAQRAGPELASPPHAFSVELPVFHGSLAELASALRTGRILPTEVPLLRLTREVLAWVEAVAQLNQPELLPALATVIAVKARLLLPQPEPDDDPDVQGDLLDEVVGGVEALAELDALVTFLSARRREREGLVPAQPVAVDLPRRERPRNPQGSLARLVRAAQNAVRQIEVPLLARDRLTLQGALNALRSFGLRLRSFTFRGIPTQDWGERTTYFAALLEGVKEGSFEARQDEVYGDIAVTSNLSED, encoded by the coding sequence ATGGTGGCCGTCCCCGGCGCCCAGCGCGCCGGCCCAGAGCTGGCCAGCCCGCCCCACGCCTTCTCGGTCGAGCTGCCCGTGTTCCACGGCAGTCTGGCCGAACTGGCCTCGGCCCTGCGGACAGGCCGGATTCTGCCCACCGAGGTGCCCCTGCTGCGCCTGACACGCGAGGTGCTGGCCTGGGTCGAGGCGGTGGCCCAGCTGAACCAGCCGGAGCTGCTGCCGGCGCTGGCCACCGTGATCGCCGTGAAGGCCCGCCTGCTGCTGCCCCAGCCCGAACCGGACGACGACCCGGACGTGCAGGGCGACCTGCTGGACGAGGTGGTGGGCGGCGTCGAAGCCCTGGCCGAACTGGACGCCCTGGTGACCTTCCTGAGCGCCCGCCGCCGCGAGCGCGAGGGCCTGGTGCCCGCCCAGCCGGTGGCGGTCGATCTGCCGCGCCGCGAACGCCCCCGCAACCCGCAGGGCAGTCTGGCGCGGCTGGTGCGGGCGGCGCAGAACGCGGTGCGCCAGATCGAGGTGCCCCTGCTGGCCCGCGACCGCCTGACGCTGCAAGGCGCCCTGAACGCCCTGCGCTCCTTCGGCCTGCGCCTGCGCTCGTTCACCTTCCGGGGCATTCCCACCCAGGACTGGGGCGAGCGCACCACCTACTTCGCCGCGCTGCTGGAGGGAGTCAAGGAGGGCAGTTTCGAGGCCCGGCAGGACGAGGTCTACGGCGACATCGCCGTGACGTCGAACCTGAGCGAGGACTGA